A DNA window from Chiroxiphia lanceolata isolate bChiLan1 chromosome 6, bChiLan1.pri, whole genome shotgun sequence contains the following coding sequences:
- the MRVI1 gene encoding protein MRVI1 isoform X4 translates to MPTSPEDKGRAQEAQHNSSPPAKDTRAEGTTCSTPPSIVLPENAVTPDSEIDKNLVNRSRSPHRRHSNRANRNSTSSLTSVDNSGHVIDLVNDQLPDVKISEEDKKKNLELLEEAKKVSERFLMRRGRKSRSSLPESPTGSDACTTTSIESVSPGQNNRTVKEDDRQTAENAAKGLIDRRQNDQRKISQGRLVPRSAGFENSKEKLSDQKENFDPRKHMDTLPKCSPSGGDGGRMSLNTCVNVCENELGKSFLKKGKENDVPLRTHLPGPGIGNMDSKLKMPVPEMRDHKVSCKPEFKLCGLRPPLLRAVSWDSLEPGQKEKTPSKLPSEEDKSFAGNKPSNQLKAFKDLQIQVQPVRMQKLTKLREEHILMRNQNLVGLKLPELSEAAEQEKGPSPLPSPTEEEEPKNSSDVMPSIPDVLLRKLRVHKSLPGSSPPLTEKEVENVFVQLSLAFRNDSYTLESRISQAERERNLTEENAEKELENFKAAITSSAHLWHHYEHREAYQKLLEDIAVLRRLAARLSSRAEMVGAVRQEKRMSKATEVMMQYVENLKRTYEKDHAELMEFKKLANQNSSRSYGASEDGVPRSSRSMSLTVGKNMPRRRVSVAVVPKFNSLNIPGQSPTASPIPSMPSLSESPSNGRSSLTSSPALPALLENGKSNGEPDCETSTSVLSQSGLEEISPETKAKIEEEAYNKGYQEGLKKTKELQELKEEDEEIPKESHDEHEESENEDEIKNLKSSRLEVIINYLYILYPKLCKHWNVVWLVVAAIIIFAVVLGIYHSYNSCDEKSEGAEGKASCSAAHQYSWWNSGFRHEQRTE, encoded by the exons GACACTAGGGCTGAAGGGACAACATGCAGCACACCTCCTTCTATTGTTCTTCCAGAGAATGCTGTTACACCAGATTCAGAAATTGATAAAAATCTGGTTAACAG GTCTCGTAGTCCTCATAGGAGACATTCTAACCGTGCCAATAGGAATTCAACAAGTTCATTGACTTCTGTTG ACAACAGTGGGCACGTGATTGACCTGGTAAATGATCAGCTACCAGATGTCAAAATATCAGAGGAAGACAAGAAGAAGAACCTTGAGTTACTagaagaggcaaagaaagtgaGTGAGAGGTTTCTGATGCGCAGAGGCAGAAAGTCAAGGAGCAGCCTCCCGGAGTCACCCACGG GGTCTGATGCATGCACAACCACTAGTATTGAGTCAGTATCTCCAGGGCAG AATAACAGAACTGTGAAAGAGGATGACAGGCAAACTGCAGAG AATGCTGCAAAAGGATTAATTGATCGAAGGCAGAATGATCAAAGAAAGATTTCTCAGGGAAGGTTGGTTCCTCGTTCTGCTGGTTTTGAAAACTCCAAAGAGAAGCTATCTgaccaaaaagaaaactttgatCCACGTAAACATATGGATACTTTACCTAAATGCTCCCCTTCAGGTGGTGATGGTGGCAGAATGTCTCTTAATACTTGCGTGAATGTTTGTGAAAATGAACTTGGAAAATCATTcctcaagaaaggaaaagaaaatgatgtTCCTTTAAGAACCCATCTACCAGGACCAGGGATAGGAAATATGGACTCAAAGCTAAAAATGCCTGTTCCAGAAATGAGGGACCATAAAGTTTCATGTAAACCAGAATTTAAACTGTGTGGACTGCGTCCTCCTCTGCTACGGGCTGTGTCATGGGACAGCTTGGAGCCTgggcagaaagagaaaacaccTTCAAAATTACCATCTGAGGAAGATAAAAGTTTTGCTGGTAATAAACCCAGCAATCAGTTAAAAGCATTCAAAGACCTTCAAATCCAAGTTCAACCAGTTCGAATGCAGAAGTTGACAAAGCTCAGAGAG GAGCATATTTTGATGAGAAATCAAAATTTAGTTGGACTTAAACTTCCTGAACTTAGTGAAGCAGCTGAACAGGAAAAAG GCCCTtcacctctcccttcccccactGAAGAGGAAGAGCCAAAGAATAGCTCTGATGTCATGCCCAGCATTCCCGATGTACTGCTGCGAAAACTCCGAGTGCACAAATCACTTCCAGGAAG cTCCCCTCCACTTACTGAAAAAGAAGTTGAG AATGTATTTGTACAACTTTCCTTGGCCTTTAGAAATGATAGTTACACGTTGGAATCTAGAATTAGccaagcagagagagagagaaatcttACAGAAGAGAATGCTGAGAAGGAACTGGAAAACTTTAAAGCAGCCATTACG TCCTCAGCTCACCTGTGGCACCACTATGAGCACAGGGAAGCTTACCAGAAGCTGCTGGAGGACATCGCTGTCCTGCGGCGTTTGGCTGCCAGGCTGTCGAGTCGCGCCGAGATGGTCGGAGCCGTTCGCCAG gAGAAACGCATGTCAAAGGCAACAGAAGTAATGATGCAGTATGtggaaaatctgaaaagaacATATGAAAAGGATCATGCTGAACTAATGGAGTTCAAGAAACTTGCCAAtcagaattctagcagaagcTATGGTGcatctg AAGATGGAGTGCCTCGTTCATCTAGATCCATGTCTCTTACTGTTGGAAAG AATATGCCCCGGAGGAGAGTCAGTGTTGCAGTTGTTCCTAAGTTTAACTCCTTGAACATTCCTGGTCAGTCACCAACAGCTTCACCTATACCTTCAATGCCATCCCTG TCTGAATCACCTAGTAATGGAAGGAGCAGCCTAACATCTAGTCCTGCTCTACCAGCACTTCTAGAAAA TGGAAAGTCTAATGGAGAGCCTGACTGTGAAACCTCTACTTCTGTGCTGTCACAGAGTGGGTTGGAGGAGATCAGCCCTGAAACTAAAGCCAAGATAGAAGAGGAAGCATATAACAAAGG CTATCAGGAAGGCttgaagaaaaccaaagaacttcaagaactgaaggaagaagatgaagagATACCCAAAGAAAGTCATGATGAACatgaagaaagtgaaaatgaagatgagattaaaaacctgaaaagcag cAGACTTGAAGTCATCATTAACTATTTATATATACTGTACCCCAAACTGTGCAAACACTGGAACGTGGTCTGGCTTGTAGTGGCTGCAATCATCATTTTTGCTGTGGTGTTGGGAATCTACCACTCCTACAACTCCTGCGATGAGAAGTCCGAGGGAGCTGAAGGGAAggccagctgctctgctgcccacCAGTATTCCTGGTGGAACTCAGGATTTCGACATGAGCAACGCACTGAATAA
- the MRVI1 gene encoding protein MRVI1 isoform X2, whose amino-acid sequence MPTSPEDKGRAQEAQHNSSPPAKDTRAEGTTCSTPPSIVLPENAVTPDSEIDKNLVNRSRSPHRRHSNRANRNSTSSLTSVDNSGHVIDLVNDQLPDVKISEEDKKKNLELLEEAKKVSERFLMRRGRKSRSSLPESPTVSPTLSPKVSPVASRSNSLTLPVPSGSDACTTTSIESVSPGQNNRTVKEDDRQTAENAAKGLIDRRQNDQRKISQGRLVPRSAGFENSKEKLSDQKENFDPRKHMDTLPKCSPSGGDGGRMSLNTCVNVCENELGKSFLKKGKENDVPLRTHLPGPGIGNMDSKLKMPVPEMRDHKVSCKPEFKLCGLRPPLLRAVSWDSLEPGQKEKTPSKLPSEEDKSFAGNKPSNQLKAFKDLQIQVQPVRMQKLTKLREEHILMRNQNLVGLKLPELSEAAEQEKGPSPLPSPTEEEEPKNSSDVMPSIPDVLLRKLRVHKSLPGSSPPLTEKEVENVFVQLSLAFRNDSYTLESRISQAERERNLTEENAEKELENFKAAITSSAHLWHHYEHREAYQKLLEDIAVLRRLAARLSSRAEMVGAVRQEKRMSKATEVMMQYVENLKRTYEKDHAELMEFKKLANQNSSRSYGASEDGVPRSSRSMSLTVGKNMPRRRVSVAVVPKFNSLNIPGQSPTASPIPSMPSLSESPSNGRSSLTSSPALPALLENGKSNGEPDCETSTSVLSQSGLEEISPETKAKIEEEAYNKGYQEGLKKTKELQELKEEDEEIPKESHDEHEESENEDEIKNLKSSRLEVIINYLYILYPKLCKHWNVVWLVVAAIIIFAVVLGIYHSYNSCDEKSEGAEGKASCSAAHQYSWWNSGFRHEQRTE is encoded by the exons GACACTAGGGCTGAAGGGACAACATGCAGCACACCTCCTTCTATTGTTCTTCCAGAGAATGCTGTTACACCAGATTCAGAAATTGATAAAAATCTGGTTAACAG GTCTCGTAGTCCTCATAGGAGACATTCTAACCGTGCCAATAGGAATTCAACAAGTTCATTGACTTCTGTTG ACAACAGTGGGCACGTGATTGACCTGGTAAATGATCAGCTACCAGATGTCAAAATATCAGAGGAAGACAAGAAGAAGAACCTTGAGTTACTagaagaggcaaagaaagtgaGTGAGAGGTTTCTGATGCGCAGAGGCAGAAAGTCAAGGAGCAGCCTCCCGGAGTCACCCACGG TTTCCCCTACTCTTAGTCCTAAAGTCTCACCAGTAGCATCTCGGAGCAACTCTCTCACTCTTCCAGTTCCATCAG GGTCTGATGCATGCACAACCACTAGTATTGAGTCAGTATCTCCAGGGCAG AATAACAGAACTGTGAAAGAGGATGACAGGCAAACTGCAGAG AATGCTGCAAAAGGATTAATTGATCGAAGGCAGAATGATCAAAGAAAGATTTCTCAGGGAAGGTTGGTTCCTCGTTCTGCTGGTTTTGAAAACTCCAAAGAGAAGCTATCTgaccaaaaagaaaactttgatCCACGTAAACATATGGATACTTTACCTAAATGCTCCCCTTCAGGTGGTGATGGTGGCAGAATGTCTCTTAATACTTGCGTGAATGTTTGTGAAAATGAACTTGGAAAATCATTcctcaagaaaggaaaagaaaatgatgtTCCTTTAAGAACCCATCTACCAGGACCAGGGATAGGAAATATGGACTCAAAGCTAAAAATGCCTGTTCCAGAAATGAGGGACCATAAAGTTTCATGTAAACCAGAATTTAAACTGTGTGGACTGCGTCCTCCTCTGCTACGGGCTGTGTCATGGGACAGCTTGGAGCCTgggcagaaagagaaaacaccTTCAAAATTACCATCTGAGGAAGATAAAAGTTTTGCTGGTAATAAACCCAGCAATCAGTTAAAAGCATTCAAAGACCTTCAAATCCAAGTTCAACCAGTTCGAATGCAGAAGTTGACAAAGCTCAGAGAG GAGCATATTTTGATGAGAAATCAAAATTTAGTTGGACTTAAACTTCCTGAACTTAGTGAAGCAGCTGAACAGGAAAAAG GCCCTtcacctctcccttcccccactGAAGAGGAAGAGCCAAAGAATAGCTCTGATGTCATGCCCAGCATTCCCGATGTACTGCTGCGAAAACTCCGAGTGCACAAATCACTTCCAGGAAG cTCCCCTCCACTTACTGAAAAAGAAGTTGAG AATGTATTTGTACAACTTTCCTTGGCCTTTAGAAATGATAGTTACACGTTGGAATCTAGAATTAGccaagcagagagagagagaaatcttACAGAAGAGAATGCTGAGAAGGAACTGGAAAACTTTAAAGCAGCCATTACG TCCTCAGCTCACCTGTGGCACCACTATGAGCACAGGGAAGCTTACCAGAAGCTGCTGGAGGACATCGCTGTCCTGCGGCGTTTGGCTGCCAGGCTGTCGAGTCGCGCCGAGATGGTCGGAGCCGTTCGCCAG gAGAAACGCATGTCAAAGGCAACAGAAGTAATGATGCAGTATGtggaaaatctgaaaagaacATATGAAAAGGATCATGCTGAACTAATGGAGTTCAAGAAACTTGCCAAtcagaattctagcagaagcTATGGTGcatctg AAGATGGAGTGCCTCGTTCATCTAGATCCATGTCTCTTACTGTTGGAAAG AATATGCCCCGGAGGAGAGTCAGTGTTGCAGTTGTTCCTAAGTTTAACTCCTTGAACATTCCTGGTCAGTCACCAACAGCTTCACCTATACCTTCAATGCCATCCCTG TCTGAATCACCTAGTAATGGAAGGAGCAGCCTAACATCTAGTCCTGCTCTACCAGCACTTCTAGAAAA TGGAAAGTCTAATGGAGAGCCTGACTGTGAAACCTCTACTTCTGTGCTGTCACAGAGTGGGTTGGAGGAGATCAGCCCTGAAACTAAAGCCAAGATAGAAGAGGAAGCATATAACAAAGG CTATCAGGAAGGCttgaagaaaaccaaagaacttcaagaactgaaggaagaagatgaagagATACCCAAAGAAAGTCATGATGAACatgaagaaagtgaaaatgaagatgagattaaaaacctgaaaagcag cAGACTTGAAGTCATCATTAACTATTTATATATACTGTACCCCAAACTGTGCAAACACTGGAACGTGGTCTGGCTTGTAGTGGCTGCAATCATCATTTTTGCTGTGGTGTTGGGAATCTACCACTCCTACAACTCCTGCGATGAGAAGTCCGAGGGAGCTGAAGGGAAggccagctgctctgctgcccacCAGTATTCCTGGTGGAACTCAGGATTTCGACATGAGCAACGCACTGAATAA
- the MRVI1 gene encoding protein MRVI1 isoform X3: MPTSPEDKGRAQEAQHNSSPPAKDTRAEGTTCSTPPSIVLPENAVTPDSEIDKNLVNRSRSPHRRHSNRANRNSTSSLTSVDNSGHVIDLVNDQLPDVKISEEDKKKNLELLEEAKKVSERFLMRRGRKSRSSLPESPTAVSPTLSPKVSPVASRSNSLTLPVPSGSDACTTTSIESVSPGQNNRTVKEDDRQTAENAAKGLIDRRQNDQRKISQGRLVPRSAGFENSKEKLSDQKENFDPRKHMDTLPKCSPSGGDGGRMSLNTCVNVCENELGKSFLKKGKENDVPLRTHLPGPGIGNMDSKLKMPVPEMRDHKVSCKPEFKLCGLRPPLLRAVSWDSLEPGQKEKTPSKLPSEEDKSFAGNKPSNQLKAFKDLQIQVQPVRMQKLTKLREEHILMRNQNLVGLKLPELSEAAEQEKGPSPLPSPTEEEEPKNSSDVMPSIPDVLLRKLRVHKSLPGSSPPLTEKEVENVFVQLSLAFRNDSYTLESRISQAERERNLTEENAEKELENFKAAITSSAHLWHHYEHREAYQKLLEDIAVLRRLAARLSSRAEMVGAVRQEKRMSKATEVMMQYVENLKRTYEKDHAELMEFKKLANQNSSRSYGASEDGVPRSSRSMSLTVGKNMPRRRVSVAVVPKFNSLNIPGQSPTASPIPSMPSLSESPSNGRSSLTSSPALPALLENGKSNGEPDCETSTSVLSQSGLEEISPETKAKIEEEAYNKGYQEGLKKTKELQELKEEDEEIPKESHDEHEESENEDEIKNLKSRLEVIINYLYILYPKLCKHWNVVWLVVAAIIIFAVVLGIYHSYNSCDEKSEGAEGKASCSAAHQYSWWNSGFRHEQRTE; encoded by the exons GACACTAGGGCTGAAGGGACAACATGCAGCACACCTCCTTCTATTGTTCTTCCAGAGAATGCTGTTACACCAGATTCAGAAATTGATAAAAATCTGGTTAACAG GTCTCGTAGTCCTCATAGGAGACATTCTAACCGTGCCAATAGGAATTCAACAAGTTCATTGACTTCTGTTG ACAACAGTGGGCACGTGATTGACCTGGTAAATGATCAGCTACCAGATGTCAAAATATCAGAGGAAGACAAGAAGAAGAACCTTGAGTTACTagaagaggcaaagaaagtgaGTGAGAGGTTTCTGATGCGCAGAGGCAGAAAGTCAAGGAGCAGCCTCCCGGAGTCACCCACGG CAGTTTCCCCTACTCTTAGTCCTAAAGTCTCACCAGTAGCATCTCGGAGCAACTCTCTCACTCTTCCAGTTCCATCAG GGTCTGATGCATGCACAACCACTAGTATTGAGTCAGTATCTCCAGGGCAG AATAACAGAACTGTGAAAGAGGATGACAGGCAAACTGCAGAG AATGCTGCAAAAGGATTAATTGATCGAAGGCAGAATGATCAAAGAAAGATTTCTCAGGGAAGGTTGGTTCCTCGTTCTGCTGGTTTTGAAAACTCCAAAGAGAAGCTATCTgaccaaaaagaaaactttgatCCACGTAAACATATGGATACTTTACCTAAATGCTCCCCTTCAGGTGGTGATGGTGGCAGAATGTCTCTTAATACTTGCGTGAATGTTTGTGAAAATGAACTTGGAAAATCATTcctcaagaaaggaaaagaaaatgatgtTCCTTTAAGAACCCATCTACCAGGACCAGGGATAGGAAATATGGACTCAAAGCTAAAAATGCCTGTTCCAGAAATGAGGGACCATAAAGTTTCATGTAAACCAGAATTTAAACTGTGTGGACTGCGTCCTCCTCTGCTACGGGCTGTGTCATGGGACAGCTTGGAGCCTgggcagaaagagaaaacaccTTCAAAATTACCATCTGAGGAAGATAAAAGTTTTGCTGGTAATAAACCCAGCAATCAGTTAAAAGCATTCAAAGACCTTCAAATCCAAGTTCAACCAGTTCGAATGCAGAAGTTGACAAAGCTCAGAGAG GAGCATATTTTGATGAGAAATCAAAATTTAGTTGGACTTAAACTTCCTGAACTTAGTGAAGCAGCTGAACAGGAAAAAG GCCCTtcacctctcccttcccccactGAAGAGGAAGAGCCAAAGAATAGCTCTGATGTCATGCCCAGCATTCCCGATGTACTGCTGCGAAAACTCCGAGTGCACAAATCACTTCCAGGAAG cTCCCCTCCACTTACTGAAAAAGAAGTTGAG AATGTATTTGTACAACTTTCCTTGGCCTTTAGAAATGATAGTTACACGTTGGAATCTAGAATTAGccaagcagagagagagagaaatcttACAGAAGAGAATGCTGAGAAGGAACTGGAAAACTTTAAAGCAGCCATTACG TCCTCAGCTCACCTGTGGCACCACTATGAGCACAGGGAAGCTTACCAGAAGCTGCTGGAGGACATCGCTGTCCTGCGGCGTTTGGCTGCCAGGCTGTCGAGTCGCGCCGAGATGGTCGGAGCCGTTCGCCAG gAGAAACGCATGTCAAAGGCAACAGAAGTAATGATGCAGTATGtggaaaatctgaaaagaacATATGAAAAGGATCATGCTGAACTAATGGAGTTCAAGAAACTTGCCAAtcagaattctagcagaagcTATGGTGcatctg AAGATGGAGTGCCTCGTTCATCTAGATCCATGTCTCTTACTGTTGGAAAG AATATGCCCCGGAGGAGAGTCAGTGTTGCAGTTGTTCCTAAGTTTAACTCCTTGAACATTCCTGGTCAGTCACCAACAGCTTCACCTATACCTTCAATGCCATCCCTG TCTGAATCACCTAGTAATGGAAGGAGCAGCCTAACATCTAGTCCTGCTCTACCAGCACTTCTAGAAAA TGGAAAGTCTAATGGAGAGCCTGACTGTGAAACCTCTACTTCTGTGCTGTCACAGAGTGGGTTGGAGGAGATCAGCCCTGAAACTAAAGCCAAGATAGAAGAGGAAGCATATAACAAAGG CTATCAGGAAGGCttgaagaaaaccaaagaacttcaagaactgaaggaagaagatgaagagATACCCAAAGAAAGTCATGATGAACatgaagaaagtgaaaatgaagatgagattaaaaacctgaaaagcag ACTTGAAGTCATCATTAACTATTTATATATACTGTACCCCAAACTGTGCAAACACTGGAACGTGGTCTGGCTTGTAGTGGCTGCAATCATCATTTTTGCTGTGGTGTTGGGAATCTACCACTCCTACAACTCCTGCGATGAGAAGTCCGAGGGAGCTGAAGGGAAggccagctgctctgctgcccacCAGTATTCCTGGTGGAACTCAGGATTTCGACATGAGCAACGCACTGAATAA
- the MRVI1 gene encoding protein MRVI1 isoform X1 — translation MPTSPEDKGRAQEAQHNSSPPAKDTRAEGTTCSTPPSIVLPENAVTPDSEIDKNLVNRSRSPHRRHSNRANRNSTSSLTSVDNSGHVIDLVNDQLPDVKISEEDKKKNLELLEEAKKVSERFLMRRGRKSRSSLPESPTAVSPTLSPKVSPVASRSNSLTLPVPSGSDACTTTSIESVSPGQNNRTVKEDDRQTAENAAKGLIDRRQNDQRKISQGRLVPRSAGFENSKEKLSDQKENFDPRKHMDTLPKCSPSGGDGGRMSLNTCVNVCENELGKSFLKKGKENDVPLRTHLPGPGIGNMDSKLKMPVPEMRDHKVSCKPEFKLCGLRPPLLRAVSWDSLEPGQKEKTPSKLPSEEDKSFAGNKPSNQLKAFKDLQIQVQPVRMQKLTKLREEHILMRNQNLVGLKLPELSEAAEQEKGPSPLPSPTEEEEPKNSSDVMPSIPDVLLRKLRVHKSLPGSSPPLTEKEVENVFVQLSLAFRNDSYTLESRISQAERERNLTEENAEKELENFKAAITSSAHLWHHYEHREAYQKLLEDIAVLRRLAARLSSRAEMVGAVRQEKRMSKATEVMMQYVENLKRTYEKDHAELMEFKKLANQNSSRSYGASEDGVPRSSRSMSLTVGKNMPRRRVSVAVVPKFNSLNIPGQSPTASPIPSMPSLSESPSNGRSSLTSSPALPALLENGKSNGEPDCETSTSVLSQSGLEEISPETKAKIEEEAYNKGYQEGLKKTKELQELKEEDEEIPKESHDEHEESENEDEIKNLKSSRLEVIINYLYILYPKLCKHWNVVWLVVAAIIIFAVVLGIYHSYNSCDEKSEGAEGKASCSAAHQYSWWNSGFRHEQRTE, via the exons GACACTAGGGCTGAAGGGACAACATGCAGCACACCTCCTTCTATTGTTCTTCCAGAGAATGCTGTTACACCAGATTCAGAAATTGATAAAAATCTGGTTAACAG GTCTCGTAGTCCTCATAGGAGACATTCTAACCGTGCCAATAGGAATTCAACAAGTTCATTGACTTCTGTTG ACAACAGTGGGCACGTGATTGACCTGGTAAATGATCAGCTACCAGATGTCAAAATATCAGAGGAAGACAAGAAGAAGAACCTTGAGTTACTagaagaggcaaagaaagtgaGTGAGAGGTTTCTGATGCGCAGAGGCAGAAAGTCAAGGAGCAGCCTCCCGGAGTCACCCACGG CAGTTTCCCCTACTCTTAGTCCTAAAGTCTCACCAGTAGCATCTCGGAGCAACTCTCTCACTCTTCCAGTTCCATCAG GGTCTGATGCATGCACAACCACTAGTATTGAGTCAGTATCTCCAGGGCAG AATAACAGAACTGTGAAAGAGGATGACAGGCAAACTGCAGAG AATGCTGCAAAAGGATTAATTGATCGAAGGCAGAATGATCAAAGAAAGATTTCTCAGGGAAGGTTGGTTCCTCGTTCTGCTGGTTTTGAAAACTCCAAAGAGAAGCTATCTgaccaaaaagaaaactttgatCCACGTAAACATATGGATACTTTACCTAAATGCTCCCCTTCAGGTGGTGATGGTGGCAGAATGTCTCTTAATACTTGCGTGAATGTTTGTGAAAATGAACTTGGAAAATCATTcctcaagaaaggaaaagaaaatgatgtTCCTTTAAGAACCCATCTACCAGGACCAGGGATAGGAAATATGGACTCAAAGCTAAAAATGCCTGTTCCAGAAATGAGGGACCATAAAGTTTCATGTAAACCAGAATTTAAACTGTGTGGACTGCGTCCTCCTCTGCTACGGGCTGTGTCATGGGACAGCTTGGAGCCTgggcagaaagagaaaacaccTTCAAAATTACCATCTGAGGAAGATAAAAGTTTTGCTGGTAATAAACCCAGCAATCAGTTAAAAGCATTCAAAGACCTTCAAATCCAAGTTCAACCAGTTCGAATGCAGAAGTTGACAAAGCTCAGAGAG GAGCATATTTTGATGAGAAATCAAAATTTAGTTGGACTTAAACTTCCTGAACTTAGTGAAGCAGCTGAACAGGAAAAAG GCCCTtcacctctcccttcccccactGAAGAGGAAGAGCCAAAGAATAGCTCTGATGTCATGCCCAGCATTCCCGATGTACTGCTGCGAAAACTCCGAGTGCACAAATCACTTCCAGGAAG cTCCCCTCCACTTACTGAAAAAGAAGTTGAG AATGTATTTGTACAACTTTCCTTGGCCTTTAGAAATGATAGTTACACGTTGGAATCTAGAATTAGccaagcagagagagagagaaatcttACAGAAGAGAATGCTGAGAAGGAACTGGAAAACTTTAAAGCAGCCATTACG TCCTCAGCTCACCTGTGGCACCACTATGAGCACAGGGAAGCTTACCAGAAGCTGCTGGAGGACATCGCTGTCCTGCGGCGTTTGGCTGCCAGGCTGTCGAGTCGCGCCGAGATGGTCGGAGCCGTTCGCCAG gAGAAACGCATGTCAAAGGCAACAGAAGTAATGATGCAGTATGtggaaaatctgaaaagaacATATGAAAAGGATCATGCTGAACTAATGGAGTTCAAGAAACTTGCCAAtcagaattctagcagaagcTATGGTGcatctg AAGATGGAGTGCCTCGTTCATCTAGATCCATGTCTCTTACTGTTGGAAAG AATATGCCCCGGAGGAGAGTCAGTGTTGCAGTTGTTCCTAAGTTTAACTCCTTGAACATTCCTGGTCAGTCACCAACAGCTTCACCTATACCTTCAATGCCATCCCTG TCTGAATCACCTAGTAATGGAAGGAGCAGCCTAACATCTAGTCCTGCTCTACCAGCACTTCTAGAAAA TGGAAAGTCTAATGGAGAGCCTGACTGTGAAACCTCTACTTCTGTGCTGTCACAGAGTGGGTTGGAGGAGATCAGCCCTGAAACTAAAGCCAAGATAGAAGAGGAAGCATATAACAAAGG CTATCAGGAAGGCttgaagaaaaccaaagaacttcaagaactgaaggaagaagatgaagagATACCCAAAGAAAGTCATGATGAACatgaagaaagtgaaaatgaagatgagattaaaaacctgaaaagcag cAGACTTGAAGTCATCATTAACTATTTATATATACTGTACCCCAAACTGTGCAAACACTGGAACGTGGTCTGGCTTGTAGTGGCTGCAATCATCATTTTTGCTGTGGTGTTGGGAATCTACCACTCCTACAACTCCTGCGATGAGAAGTCCGAGGGAGCTGAAGGGAAggccagctgctctgctgcccacCAGTATTCCTGGTGGAACTCAGGATTTCGACATGAGCAACGCACTGAATAA